From the genome of Bacteroidota bacterium:
TTTCCCGATGTATTCGGAACACCGTATCCCGGAAATGCTCCGCACACAGCACCAACAAAAGTATTTCCGTGGGAGTATGATGTAAACAAAGATACTGCTGATAAAGTCACCAACAATTTACACGGCGGCTTCCGCGATGAATCTTATTTGTCGCCGCTGCAGATCGCAAAATGTCATCGTGCATTGTCAGTGAAAAATGCATCGCGTTATGTAACATCATGTACATATGATTCAAGCAATGCGTGGATCATTACATCCGATGAAGAATGGGATTTCAAAATGAAGTGGGACAAAGATATTTTCATCCGTAATAAAGCCACAGTAAATTTTGAATGCCATTTATCCATGCCACAGCGTTCAAAGATCGTAGTTGAAAAAGGTTCAACGCTGATCATCAGCGGAACTGTTGCAAATGATTGCGAAGATGGATGGGATGGGACGATAGAGGTGAAGAGTGGTGGAAAATTGATCTTGCTTTCGAGTGCTGTGATCAAATTCAAAAACAATGGGAAGATAAAAGTTGAGAGGAGATTGTTTGGGCGGGGGAAAGTGAAAATTATTAATTAAATTGACTCTATTTTAGTTTTTTAAAGATTTAGGATCAAAAACCGAATTAAAATAATTCGAAAATGTTTGCCAATTGAAATTGTTTGTTATTTTTGATGAAGTCTTTTAATATATTCCCAGTATGAAAAGTATAATTTTACTTTTGTTTTTGTTGCTTTTGGCACAATTGTCCTGGTGTCAATCTACTTTTCAGAAAACATATAATCATTCTGTACCTGGCGTTCTTGTTCAAGATCATATTTATTCGATACTTCTTGACTCAAGTGAAAACATTGTGTTAAGCGGGAATACAAAAGATTTTATTCAACAAACATCTTCGGCAGCGGTTCTAAAAACAAACACCGATGGAAACCTTCTTTGGTTTAAACTATATGCGTATACGCCGACCAATAATGATGCTACTGCCTCGTTGCTTTTGCCAGATAACAATTATGTAGTAGCCGGTACTTTATCGGATTCATCATGGGGTGACAACAGCAGTTTTATTTTTAGAACTGATTCAAATGGAAACCTAGTATGGTCAAAGATCTATTCATTTAATTTACCCACTATTTATCTTTATTCACTTTCAAATTACAACGGAAGTATTTATACCGGTGGAACATTAAATAATACTCAAACCGGCACATTCCAGGATTTTTTCTTTACGAAACTTGATTATAATGGACATGTGGTTTGGAGTAAATATTTATACGATACTTTGGATAATGAATTTCACGATTTTTCAATTACAAGCGATGGCGGAATCGCATTTTCAGGAGACAGATTGATAGATAATTTTCCGGCGAACACAGATATTTATTTCGGAAAGCTTGATTCAACAGGGCAATTATTATGGAGCAAACAAATCTTATTGCCGGGCTTCGAAGGTAACAGGTCTAGGATTAGAGAAACGATTGATGGGGGTTATATGGTATTTACATATACACAAAGTGTGGGGCTTGGTAGT
Proteins encoded in this window:
- a CDS encoding T9SS type A sorting domain-containing protein, whose protein sequence is MKSIILLLFLLLLAQLSWCQSTFQKTYNHSVPGVLVQDHIYSILLDSSENIVLSGNTKDFIQQTSSAAVLKTNTDGNLLWFKLYAYTPTNNDATASLLLPDNNYVVAGTLSDSSWGDNSSFIFRTDSNGNLVWSKIYSFNLPTIYLYSLSNYNGSIYTGGTLNNTQTGTFQDFFFTKLDYNGHVVWSKYLYDTLDNEFHDFSITSDGGIAFSGDRLIDNFPANTDIYFGKLDSTGQLLWSKQILLPGFEGNRSRIRETIDGGYMVFTYTQSVGLGSSDFLFLKTDSIGNVVWSKLIGTINSEVPATINQLPNGSFSVTGLVGTSNSDVAVGFNIDLSGNVSSVSTYGLTNGTRFGVSAVLNNYIVNAGDHSPSYQSMEGDFYIVKTDLTGYSGCFETPYLFSDSSFTLSISEVDDSVIEMVAPLTDVSMIMYDATSSITETTLCMTAVDNNGDLESQVKIFPNPNYGKFNLVRENYFNTVCRIYNVFGELVLEEAVIGNSNSFDVDLPSGIYFLSLENGIELLPVSKKFIIL